Proteins encoded together in one Roseibacterium elongatum DSM 19469 window:
- the modC gene encoding molybdenum ABC transporter ATP-binding protein, with translation MTLDVKINHRFNGLTVDVQFSAPPGVTALFGPSGSGKTTVINAVAGIFHPDAGRVAMGDTVLLDTARRLCLPPQRRQMGYVFQEARLFPHLTVRQNLLFGRWFSKQPAPEPEVARVIEMLGLGALLSRRPRDLSGGEKSRVALGRALLSSPRLILADEPLAALDEARKAEILPYFERLRDEGEVSILYVSHSPAEVARLATTVVVLERGRVVAQGTAAEVLGDPGITPLGAREAGAMIVATVRAHHPDGLSEVAAGGVPLFLPHVRAAPGQELRLRIAARDVILSRHRPEGLSALNVISGRIAEIRTGQGPGALVALETPAGRILARITQRSVAALGLAAGGDVHAIVKTVSIAPGDVGG, from the coding sequence ATGACCCTGGATGTGAAAATAAATCATCGATTCAATGGCTTGACGGTCGATGTTCAGTTTTCCGCGCCACCGGGCGTCACGGCGCTATTCGGTCCATCGGGATCTGGAAAAACAACGGTTATCAATGCCGTAGCGGGCATTTTTCACCCTGATGCGGGGCGCGTCGCCATGGGGGACACGGTGCTCCTCGATACTGCGCGGCGCCTGTGCCTGCCGCCGCAGCGGCGGCAGATGGGCTACGTGTTTCAGGAGGCGCGGCTGTTCCCCCATCTGACGGTCCGTCAGAACCTGCTTTTCGGTCGGTGGTTTTCCAAACAGCCCGCGCCGGAACCCGAGGTGGCGCGCGTGATCGAGATGCTGGGGCTGGGAGCGCTGCTGTCGCGGCGGCCGCGGGATCTGTCGGGCGGCGAGAAAAGCCGCGTCGCCCTTGGCCGCGCGCTGCTGTCCTCGCCCCGCCTGATTCTGGCTGACGAGCCGCTGGCCGCGCTGGACGAGGCGCGCAAGGCCGAGATCCTGCCCTATTTCGAGCGCCTGCGTGACGAGGGCGAGGTCTCGATCCTCTATGTCAGTCATTCCCCGGCCGAGGTCGCGCGTCTCGCCACGACCGTCGTGGTGCTGGAACGCGGGCGCGTCGTCGCGCAGGGCACGGCGGCCGAGGTGCTGGGCGATCCCGGCATCACGCCCCTGGGCGCGCGCGAGGCCGGGGCGATGATCGTCGCAACCGTCCGCGCGCACCATCCCGACGGGTTGAGCGAGGTCGCGGCGGGCGGTGTGCCCCTGTTTCTGCCGCATGTCAGGGCCGCCCCCGGTCAGGAGCTGCGGCTGCGGATTGCGGCGCGCGACGTGATCCTGTCGCGTCACCGCCCCGAGGGGCTGTCGGCGCTGAACGTGATATCGGGTCGCATCGCCGAGATCCGCACCGGCCAGGGGCCGGGCGCGCTGGTGGCGCTGGAAACGCCCGCGGGCCGAATACTGGCGCGGATCACGCAGCGGTCGGTGGCCGCGCTTGGGCTGGCCGCGGGCGGCGATGTGCATGCCATCGTCAAGACCGTCTCCATCGCGCCCGGTGATGTGGGCGGCTGA
- a CDS encoding winged helix-turn-helix domain-containing protein, with protein MSRAPNPRLRLRLVIGAARFGPGKADLLEAIRDTGSIAAAGRRLGMSYKRAWSLVEEMNDAWRAPLVACVRGGAQGGGAALTGQGAQVLSLYRRLEHRAALAGADEIAALADLLGDMSDGK; from the coding sequence ATGAGCCGGGCTCCGAACCCGCGCTTGCGGCTGCGTCTCGTGATCGGGGCGGCCCGTTTCGGCCCCGGCAAGGCCGACCTGCTCGAGGCGATCCGGGACACCGGGTCGATCGCCGCGGCCGGGCGGCGCCTTGGCATGAGCTACAAACGCGCCTGGAGCCTGGTCGAAGAGATGAACGACGCCTGGCGCGCGCCCCTGGTGGCATGCGTGCGCGGCGGCGCGCAGGGCGGCGGCGCGGCCCTGACAGGGCAGGGCGCACAGGTGCTCTCCCTCTATCGACGGCTTGAACACCGCGCCGCCCTGGCCGGCGCCGACGAGATCGCGGCCCTTGCCGATCTGTTGGGCGATATGTCCGATGGAAAATAA
- the modB gene encoding molybdate ABC transporter permease subunit: MGDWLGPAEWEAVRLSLRVAAVAVAASLPFGIAVAYALARGRFPGHGLLNGLVHLPLILPPVVTGYLLLLSLGPQTALGGLLSTLGMPVAFRWTGAALAAAVMAFPLMVRAIRLSIEAVDAKLEQAAQTLGASRLWVFVTVTLPLILPGIITGAILAFAKAMGEFGATITFVSNIPGETRTVPSAIYAFLQIPGGEDAALRLVLVSVGVAMGALLLSEWLGRVVARRIGGA; encoded by the coding sequence ATGGGCGACTGGCTGGGCCCGGCGGAATGGGAAGCGGTGCGGCTGTCCTTGCGCGTTGCGGCGGTCGCTGTGGCGGCCAGTCTGCCCTTTGGCATCGCGGTGGCCTATGCGCTGGCGCGCGGGCGCTTTCCGGGCCATGGGCTGTTGAACGGGCTTGTGCATCTGCCCTTGATCCTGCCGCCGGTGGTCACGGGCTACCTGCTTCTGCTCAGCCTCGGTCCGCAGACCGCCCTTGGCGGCCTTTTGTCGACCCTCGGCATGCCCGTGGCCTTTCGCTGGACGGGGGCGGCGCTGGCAGCGGCAGTCATGGCCTTTCCGCTGATGGTGCGGGCGATCCGCCTGTCGATCGAGGCGGTCGATGCCAAGCTGGAACAGGCGGCCCAGACCCTCGGCGCATCGCGGCTATGGGTGTTCGTGACCGTGACCTTGCCGCTGATCCTGCCGGGGATCATCACCGGGGCGATCCTGGCTTTCGCCAAGGCGATGGGCGAGTTCGGGGCAACGATCACCTTCGTCTCGAACATCCCCGGCGAAACCCGCACCGTTCCGTCGGCGATCTATGCCTTCCTGCAAATTCCCGGCGGCGAGGATGCCGCGCTGCGCCTCGTTCTGGTGTCGGTCGGCGTGGCCATGGGCGCCTTGCTGCTGTCCGAATGGCTGGGCCGCGTGGTGGCCCGGCGGATCGGTGGCGCATGA
- the modA gene encoding molybdate ABC transporter substrate-binding protein, producing the protein MRCLIVGFLLCACLGLPRAAAADAVTVFAAASMTEALSEIADGYTAATGQSLRLSFAGSSALARQIEQGAPADIFVSANAAWMDHLEARGHVVPGSRFDLTSNGLVLIAHGATAPETEIQITPTLDLSGLLAGGRLAMALTEAVPAGIYGRAALAHLGRWDEVAGQVAETDNVRAALMLVASGAAPLGIVYHSDAMAEPRVRILGVFPEDSHPPITYPVALMDGGDAPAARAFLSYLQASPAAAILAAHGFRAPGG; encoded by the coding sequence ATGCGCTGCTTGATTGTCGGTTTTCTGCTCTGTGCCTGTCTCGGCCTGCCGCGCGCTGCGGCCGCCGACGCGGTGACCGTTTTCGCAGCCGCCTCGATGACCGAGGCGCTGTCGGAGATCGCCGATGGCTATACCGCGGCGACGGGGCAATCCCTGCGTCTGTCCTTTGCCGGGTCCTCGGCTCTGGCGCGGCAGATCGAACAGGGCGCGCCGGCCGATATCTTCGTGTCGGCCAATGCGGCCTGGATGGATCACCTTGAGGCGCGCGGACATGTCGTGCCCGGCAGCCGTTTCGATCTGACCTCGAACGGGTTGGTCCTGATCGCGCACGGGGCCACGGCGCCCGAAACCGAGATCCAGATCACGCCGACGCTGGATCTGTCCGGGCTCTTGGCGGGCGGGCGGCTTGCCATGGCCCTGACCGAGGCGGTGCCCGCCGGCATCTACGGGCGCGCGGCGCTGGCGCATCTGGGCCGGTGGGACGAGGTCGCCGGGCAGGTGGCCGAAACCGACAATGTGCGCGCGGCGCTGATGCTTGTGGCCAGCGGTGCCGCGCCGCTGGGCATCGTCTACCATTCGGACGCGATGGCCGAGCCGCGCGTGCGCATCCTGGGTGTCTTTCCCGAAGACAGCCACCCGCCCATCACCTATCCCGTGGCGCTGATGGACGGCGGTGACGCGCCGGCCGCGCGGGCATTCCTGTCTTATCTGCAAGCCTCGCCAGCGGCCGCCATCCTGGCGGCGCACGGGTTCCGGGCGCCGGGGGGCTAG
- a CDS encoding efflux RND transporter periplasmic adaptor subunit, translated as MSLRRRSLFMCLISALAISGPAAAQDDAPGDTIRPVRLMTVGDGADGITRQFFGQVVARQTVDLAFQVAGQIEIFDAEEGAEIAEGAMIAQLDLEPFELALEQAQLNYDQAQRELARLEQLTSSVSQVAREDAETALGLARVALRNAEYSLENATLHAPFDALVASRNVANFTTVSAGTPVVRLHDMSEIRVEIDVPEVLFQRAGQAENVMLMARFPASDRTYPLGLREFNAEASAVGQTYRLTLGMPRPDDLVVLPGGSVTVLARLPLAERQLIVPAAAIRIGNDGRTYVMQFTPTGADLGTVRQVEVEIAPMRDGAFAILSGIEAGSEIVSTGAHAVRDGETVRRFAGFAN; from the coding sequence ATGTCGTTGCGCCGCCGTTCCCTGTTTATGTGTCTCATCTCGGCCCTCGCCATCTCGGGTCCCGCGGCTGCGCAAGACGACGCGCCCGGTGACACGATCCGGCCCGTGCGCCTGATGACGGTCGGCGACGGGGCCGACGGGATCACGCGACAGTTCTTCGGCCAGGTGGTCGCACGCCAGACGGTCGATCTGGCCTTTCAGGTCGCGGGGCAGATCGAGATCTTCGATGCCGAGGAAGGGGCCGAGATCGCCGAGGGCGCGATGATCGCGCAGCTCGATCTGGAACCGTTCGAACTGGCCCTCGAGCAGGCGCAACTGAACTACGATCAGGCCCAACGCGAGCTTGCCCGCCTGGAACAGTTGACCAGCTCGGTGTCGCAGGTCGCGCGCGAGGATGCCGAGACCGCGCTTGGCCTGGCCCGCGTGGCCCTGCGCAACGCCGAGTATTCGCTGGAAAACGCCACGCTGCACGCCCCGTTCGATGCGCTGGTGGCCAGCCGCAACGTCGCCAATTTCACCACCGTCAGCGCCGGAACACCCGTCGTGCGCCTGCATGACATGTCCGAGATCCGCGTCGAGATCGACGTGCCCGAGGTGCTGTTTCAGCGCGCCGGGCAGGCCGAGAACGTGATGCTGATGGCCCGCTTTCCCGCCAGCGACAGGACCTATCCGCTGGGGTTGCGCGAGTTCAACGCCGAGGCATCGGCTGTCGGCCAGACCTATCGCCTGACACTGGGCATGCCGCGGCCCGACGATCTCGTGGTGCTGCCGGGCGGCTCGGTTACCGTTCTGGCGCGTCTGCCCTTGGCCGAGCGCCAACTGATCGTTCCCGCGGCCGCCATCCGCATCGGCAATGACGGGCGCACCTATGTCATGCAATTCACCCCCACCGGGGCCGATCTGGGCACCGTCCGGCAGGTCGAGGTCGAGATCGCCCCGATGCGCGACGGGGCCTTTGCAATCCTGTCGGGGATCGAGGCGGGCAGCGAAATCGTCAGCACGGGCGCACATGCGGTGCGTGATGGCGAAACCGTGCGCCGCTTTGCCGGCTTTGCGAACTGA
- a CDS encoding PAS sensor domain-containing protein encodes MENRNEDKAFLKSLLEEDEVEMSVVFSDPSLPDNPMIYVSDEFEAQTGYSPEEAVGQNCRFLQGPDTNPHAIEAIRHGLRAETRFTIDILNYRKDGTPFVNRLRIRPIYDGDGRLIYFAGAQNPV; translated from the coding sequence ATGGAAAATCGGAACGAAGACAAGGCTTTCCTCAAGTCGTTGCTGGAAGAGGACGAGGTCGAGATGAGCGTGGTGTTTTCGGACCCGTCGCTGCCGGACAACCCGATGATCTATGTCAGCGACGAGTTCGAGGCCCAGACGGGCTATTCCCCCGAAGAGGCGGTCGGCCAGAACTGCCGCTTTCTGCAAGGGCCCGACACGAATCCGCATGCGATCGAGGCCATTCGCCACGGGCTGCGGGCCGAGACGCGGTTCACCATCGACATCCTGAACTACCGCAAGGACGGCACGCCCTTCGTCAACCGCCTGAGGATCCGCCCGATCTATGACGGTGACGGGCGTCTGATCTACTTCGCCGGGGCGCAAAACCCCGTCTGA